The Amblyomma americanum isolate KBUSLIRL-KWMA chromosome 6, ASM5285725v1, whole genome shotgun sequence genome has a window encoding:
- the LOC144094270 gene encoding histone H4 — protein MSGRGKGGKGLGKGGAKRHRKVLRDNIQGITKPAIRRLARRGGVKRISGLIYEETRGVLKVFLENVIRDAVTYTEHAKRKTVTAMDVVYALKRQGRTLYGFGG, from the coding sequence ATGTCTGGTCGCGGAAAAGGTGGCAAGGGACTCGGCAAGGGAGGCGCGAAGCGCCATCGCAAGGTATTGCGAGACAACATCCAGGGCATCACCAAGCCCGCCATCCGTCGTCTGGCGCGCCGAGGCGGTGTCAAGCGCATCTCGGGCCTGATCTACGAGGAGACCCGCGGCGTGTTGAAAGTGTTCCTCGAGAATGTGATCCGGGACGCCGTCACGTACACGGAGCACGCTAAGCGCAAGACTGTCACCGCCATGGATGTGGTCTACGCGCTGAAGCGTCAGGGCCGCACTCTGTACGGCTTCGGAGGCTAG